One Micromonospora sp. FIMYZ51 genomic window carries:
- a CDS encoding dihydrofolate reductase family protein: protein MGRFVYWMNVSVDLRIEHAPGEEGGGSWLRIGESLHREFNRRARAMSLFVEGRTIYETMESFWPAARDDESLPDFLREYGEIWTSTPKVLVSRTRDSAGHRTRIIGGDDAIEQLATLRAEVDGDIGVGGATLATQLLRAGLLDELLLFTHPVILGTGRPLFDSDHVPVELDLLEHASYDAGVTLHRYAIRAAGSTGPTAG from the coding sequence ATGGGTCGGTTCGTGTACTGGATGAACGTCTCCGTCGACCTGCGGATCGAGCACGCCCCGGGTGAGGAGGGCGGCGGCAGCTGGCTGCGCATCGGCGAGTCGCTGCATCGGGAGTTCAACAGGCGGGCGCGGGCGATGTCGCTGTTCGTCGAGGGACGCACGATCTACGAGACGATGGAGTCGTTCTGGCCGGCTGCCCGGGACGACGAGTCGCTGCCCGACTTCCTGCGCGAGTACGGCGAGATCTGGACGTCGACGCCAAAGGTGCTCGTGTCCCGGACCCGGGACAGCGCCGGCCACCGCACCCGGATCATCGGCGGTGACGACGCGATCGAGCAGCTCGCCACACTCCGGGCCGAGGTCGACGGCGACATCGGGGTCGGCGGCGCCACCCTCGCCACGCAGCTGCTGCGCGCCGGTCTACTCGACGAACTCCTGCTCTTCACGCACCCCGTCATCCTCGGCACCGGCCGGCCACTGTTCGATTCGGACCACGTACCGGTCGAACTCGACCTGCTTGAGCACGCCTCGTACGACGCGGGCGTCACGCTGCACCGGTACGCCATCCGAGCCGCCGGCAGCACCGGCCCGACGGCCGGCTGA
- a CDS encoding MalY/PatB family protein — translation MANDLLGTGGSATRNPLTLLTVDELRQRTSTKWRMHPPDVLPLWVAEQDVPLAAPVADALRRAIDLGDTGYPHGTAYAEALGDFAARRWGWHDFRVAHTTVVPDVMMGIVELLRLVTDPGDAVVICSPVYPPFYSFISHADRQVIEAPLGPDLRMDPAALDDAFRRARAAGRKPAFLLCNPHNPTGVVHRRDELETVAELADRHGLRVISDEIHAPVVLRGAHLTPYLTVAGAENAFAVTSASKAWNLAGLKAALAIAGPQAAADLDRMPEEVGHGPSHLGVLAHTAAFDAGEPWLDLLLDGLDANRTLLGQLLAEQLPAVTYHRPEGTYLAWLDCTRLGVPTEPVAEPGVASQLVGPAKMFLDRARVAVSAGEVFGTGGAGFVRLNFATSPAILTEAVTRMGRAGQAYRPATD, via the coding sequence ATGGCCAACGATCTTCTCGGCACCGGCGGTTCGGCGACCCGGAACCCGCTGACGCTGCTCACTGTGGACGAGCTGCGGCAGCGCACCAGCACGAAATGGCGGATGCACCCGCCGGACGTGCTCCCACTCTGGGTTGCTGAGCAGGACGTACCGCTGGCCGCACCGGTGGCCGACGCGCTGCGCCGGGCGATCGACCTCGGCGACACCGGCTATCCGCACGGGACCGCGTACGCCGAGGCGCTCGGCGACTTCGCCGCCCGGCGCTGGGGCTGGCACGACTTCCGGGTCGCGCACACCACAGTGGTGCCGGACGTGATGATGGGGATCGTCGAGCTCCTGCGGCTGGTGACCGATCCGGGCGACGCGGTGGTGATCTGCTCCCCCGTCTACCCGCCCTTCTACTCCTTCATCAGCCACGCCGACCGGCAGGTGATCGAGGCGCCCCTCGGGCCCGACCTGCGGATGGACCCGGCCGCCCTCGACGACGCCTTCCGTCGCGCCCGAGCCGCCGGCCGCAAACCGGCCTTCCTGCTGTGCAATCCGCACAACCCGACAGGCGTCGTGCACCGCCGCGACGAACTCGAGACCGTCGCCGAGTTGGCCGACCGGCACGGCCTGCGAGTGATCTCCGACGAGATCCACGCCCCCGTCGTGCTCCGCGGCGCCCACCTCACCCCGTACCTCACCGTGGCCGGTGCCGAGAACGCGTTCGCCGTCACCTCCGCCTCGAAGGCGTGGAACCTCGCCGGCCTCAAGGCGGCGCTCGCCATCGCCGGGCCGCAGGCCGCGGCCGATCTGGATCGGATGCCGGAGGAGGTCGGCCACGGGCCCAGCCACCTGGGCGTGCTCGCGCACACCGCCGCGTTCGACGCCGGTGAGCCGTGGCTCGACCTGCTCCTCGACGGTCTCGACGCCAACCGCACCCTGCTGGGGCAGCTGCTGGCCGAACAGCTTCCGGCCGTCACCTACCACCGCCCCGAGGGCACCTACCTGGCCTGGCTGGACTGCACCCGGCTGGGCGTACCGACCGAGCCGGTCGCCGAGCCCGGCGTGGCCAGCCAGCTGGTCGGGCCGGCGAAGATGTTCCTCGACCGGGCCCGGGTCGCCGTCAGTGCCGGGGAGGTCTTCGGTACGGGCGGGGCCGGCTTCGTCCGCCTCAACTTCGCCACCTCGCCCGCGATCCTCACCGAGGCGGTGACCCGGATGGGGCGTGCCGGGCAGGCGTACCGCCCGGCGACGGACTGA
- a CDS encoding SAM-dependent methyltransferase — MTRDKAAPPGIDTSVPSIARVYDFFLGGKDNFEIDRKVAEHALRITPDGPAAGQANRAFLRRVIRFLVTEAGIDQFLDIGSGLPTQGNVHEVATEHNPKARVVYVDNDPIVLAHGRALLAEEGTATVIQADIRSPQEILNNPEVRRFLDFDRPVGLLLFAILHHIGDDEDPRGLAATLIDALPSGSYVAVSHFRDPGERDPEGSRKAREVERIFNESLGTGRWRTDEEILTFVDGLTPLEPGLVPLAEWRPEPGSAAPEQTDTYHTFVGILARKP; from the coding sequence GTGACCCGTGACAAGGCGGCACCGCCCGGCATCGACACGAGTGTTCCCAGCATCGCCCGGGTCTACGACTTCTTCCTGGGCGGCAAGGACAACTTCGAAATCGACCGCAAGGTCGCCGAGCACGCCCTGCGGATCACCCCGGACGGGCCGGCAGCCGGCCAGGCCAACCGGGCCTTCCTCCGCCGGGTGATCCGGTTCCTGGTCACCGAGGCGGGCATCGACCAGTTCCTCGACATCGGGTCGGGGCTGCCCACCCAGGGCAACGTGCACGAGGTCGCCACCGAGCACAACCCGAAGGCCCGGGTGGTGTATGTGGACAACGATCCGATCGTGCTGGCGCACGGGCGGGCCCTGCTCGCCGAGGAGGGCACGGCGACGGTGATCCAGGCGGACATCCGGTCGCCGCAGGAGATCCTGAACAACCCGGAGGTCCGTCGGTTCCTCGACTTCGATCGCCCGGTCGGCCTGCTGCTCTTCGCGATCCTGCACCACATCGGTGACGACGAGGACCCGCGCGGGCTGGCCGCGACCCTGATCGACGCCCTGCCGTCAGGCAGCTACGTGGCGGTTTCCCACTTCCGCGACCCGGGTGAGCGTGACCCGGAGGGTTCCCGCAAGGCGCGCGAGGTCGAGCGGATCTTCAACGAGTCGCTCGGCACCGGCCGCTGGCGTACCGACGAGGAGATCCTCACCTTCGTCGACGGCCTGACGCCGCTGGAGCCGGGGCTGGTGCCGCTGGCCGAGTGGCGTCCGGAGCCGGGCTCGGCCGCGCCGGAGCAGACCGACACCTACCACACCTTCGTCGGGATCCTCGCCCGCAAGCCCTGA
- a CDS encoding Fur family transcriptional regulator — translation MTSDFETQLRTVSLRVTRPRLAVLAALRDHPHVDTDTVIALVRADHPTISHQAVYDVLRALTDAGLVRRIQPARATARYEVRVGDNHHHLVCRSCGAIADVDCAVGQAPCLTASDDHGFVVDEAEVVYWGTCPECATARTSQ, via the coding sequence GTGACGTCCGACTTCGAGACCCAGCTGCGGACGGTCTCGTTGCGCGTGACCCGGCCCCGGTTGGCGGTGCTCGCCGCGCTGCGGGACCACCCGCACGTCGACACCGACACGGTGATCGCGTTGGTACGGGCGGATCATCCCACAATCTCCCACCAAGCGGTCTATGACGTGCTGCGTGCGCTCACCGACGCTGGCCTGGTGCGGCGCATCCAGCCGGCTCGGGCCACCGCCCGCTACGAGGTGCGGGTGGGGGACAACCACCACCATCTCGTGTGCCGCTCCTGCGGTGCGATCGCCGACGTCGACTGCGCCGTCGGTCAGGCTCCCTGTCTTACCGCCTCCGACGACCACGGCTTCGTGGTGGACGAGGCGGAGGTCGTCTACTGGGGCACCTGCCCCGAGTGCGCGACCGCACGCACCTCCCAGTGA
- a CDS encoding lytic polysaccharide monooxygenase, giving the protein MRLSRTARRLGLGAVTVLAAAFTMVVVSQAGPVSAHGSVTNPPSRNYGCWERWGSDHLNPAMAQSDPMCWQAWQANPNTMWNWNGLYRENVGGNHQAAVPDGQLCSGGRTQGGLYASLDAVGAWTAKPMPNNFRLTLTDGARHGADYMLIYITKQGFDPTTQPLTWNSLELVLRTGSYPTTGLYEADVNAGNRTGRHVVYTIWQASHLDQPYYLCSDVIFGGGGNPPPTTAPPTTPPPSDPPPTTAPPTTPPPAGNGGCTATYRKTNEWSGGFGAEVTVRAGNAAISGWTVSWTWPNGQSITSSWNASITSSGSSVTAANAGYNGALGANGSTSFGFNGSWNGTNSTPTLTCTAR; this is encoded by the coding sequence ATGAGACTCTCACGAACAGCACGCCGTCTCGGACTTGGCGCGGTCACCGTACTCGCCGCCGCGTTCACGATGGTCGTCGTCAGCCAGGCCGGCCCGGTCTCGGCACACGGATCCGTCACCAACCCGCCGTCGCGCAACTACGGCTGCTGGGAGCGCTGGGGATCCGACCACCTCAACCCCGCCATGGCCCAGAGCGATCCAATGTGCTGGCAGGCCTGGCAGGCCAACCCGAACACGATGTGGAACTGGAACGGCCTGTACCGCGAGAACGTCGGCGGCAACCACCAGGCCGCCGTCCCGGACGGTCAGCTGTGCAGCGGCGGTCGCACCCAGGGCGGCCTGTACGCCTCGCTCGACGCGGTCGGGGCGTGGACCGCGAAGCCGATGCCCAACAACTTCCGGCTGACGCTCACCGACGGTGCCCGACACGGCGCGGACTACATGCTCATCTACATCACCAAGCAGGGCTTCGACCCGACCACCCAACCGCTCACCTGGAACAGCCTGGAACTGGTGCTGCGTACCGGCAGCTACCCGACCACCGGGCTCTACGAGGCCGACGTGAACGCGGGTAACCGGACCGGCCGGCACGTCGTCTACACGATCTGGCAGGCGTCCCACCTCGACCAGCCGTACTACCTGTGCAGCGACGTGATCTTCGGTGGTGGCGGTAACCCGCCGCCCACCACCGCACCGCCGACCACCCCGCCGCCCTCGGACCCGCCGCCCACCACCGCGCCGCCGACCACCCCGCCGCCGGCGGGCAACGGTGGCTGCACCGCCACCTACCGCAAGACCAACGAGTGGTCCGGTGGCTTCGGCGCCGAGGTCACCGTCCGGGCCGGCAACGCCGCCATCTCCGGCTGGACGGTGAGCTGGACCTGGCCCAACGGCCAGAGCATCACCAGTTCCTGGAACGCCTCGATAACGTCGAGCGGGTCGTCGGTGACCGCCGCCAACGCCGGCTACAACGGCGCTCTGGGCGCCAACGGCAGCACCAGCTTCGGCTTCAACGGCTCCTGGAACGGCACCAACTCCACACCCACCCTCACCTGCACGGCCCGGTAA
- a CDS encoding MarR family transcriptional regulator, translating into MSEEPRWLNECETEAWLALASLMFKLPGALDGQLLRDNDLTLFDYFVLSTLSMVPGRALRLSDLAAHVSSSLSRLSNVVKRLERRGLLYRAPDPESPRYTRAVLTDAGWDVVVAAAPGHVAAVRRYVIDGLTEEQVTALREVACRVMERINEASAEESRRG; encoded by the coding sequence GTGTCGGAGGAACCGCGCTGGCTGAACGAATGTGAGACCGAGGCCTGGCTCGCTCTGGCCAGCCTCATGTTCAAGCTGCCCGGCGCGCTCGATGGGCAGTTGCTGCGCGACAACGACCTCACGCTCTTCGACTACTTCGTGCTCAGCACCCTGTCCATGGTCCCCGGGCGCGCCCTGCGCCTCAGTGACCTGGCCGCCCACGTCAGCAGTTCGCTGTCCCGGTTGTCGAACGTCGTCAAGCGGCTGGAGCGGCGAGGTCTGCTCTACCGGGCGCCCGACCCGGAGAGTCCGCGTTACACCAGGGCGGTGTTGACCGATGCCGGGTGGGACGTGGTGGTCGCCGCGGCGCCGGGGCATGTCGCCGCGGTACGCCGCTACGTCATCGACGGATTGACCGAGGAGCAGGTGACCGCGCTGCGCGAGGTGGCCTGCCGGGTGATGGAGCGGATCAACGAGGCGTCGGCGGAGGAGTCGCGGCGCGGTTGA
- a CDS encoding GNAT family N-acetyltransferase codes for MIRPAEQTDADAITEVFLASRAAAMPYLPRRYDDEQTRAWITHVVLPGCTTWVAEHPKTGRLLGFAALDSDLLEHLYLRPEARRQGIGTALLEQARRASPGGLRLRVFTRNTEARSFYERHGFRPVDENDGSRNEENEPDLTYAWQPSP; via the coding sequence GTGATCCGCCCGGCCGAGCAGACCGACGCCGACGCCATCACCGAGGTGTTCCTGGCGTCCAGAGCGGCAGCGATGCCATACCTGCCGCGCCGGTACGACGACGAGCAGACCAGGGCCTGGATCACCCACGTGGTGCTACCCGGCTGCACGACCTGGGTGGCCGAGCACCCGAAGACCGGCCGGCTACTCGGCTTCGCCGCACTCGACAGCGACCTGCTGGAACACCTCTACCTGCGACCCGAGGCCCGCCGGCAGGGCATCGGCACGGCCCTGCTCGAACAGGCCCGGCGGGCCAGCCCCGGCGGGCTTCGGCTGCGGGTGTTCACCCGCAACACCGAAGCCCGGTCTTTCTACGAGCGGCACGGCTTCCGGCCGGTCGACGAGAACGACGGCAGCCGCAACGAGGAGAACGAGCCGGACCTGACGTACGCCTGGCAGCCGTCGCCCTGA